A stretch of Chitinophaga caeni DNA encodes these proteins:
- the gcvP gene encoding aminomethyl-transferring glycine dehydrogenase — MQQNEFVGRHIGPDESETRSMLDTVGVSGLDELVKKTVPASIRMSHDLAIPAAMSENEYLAHLKTVSLKNKVYKTYIGQGYYDTITPSVILRNVFENPGWYTQYTPYQAEISQGRLESLLNYQTMVSDLTGLPISNASLLDEATAAAEAMSMFFSALNRDHDHPARPKFFVDEAVFAQTKDVVITRATPLNIELVFGKFEAAAIDETYFGALVQYPAANGSIENYKAFIDKVHAAGAYVAMATDLLALTLLASPGELGADAAIGSAQRFGVPLGYGGPHAAFFSTKDEFKRAIPGRIIGVSIDASGNRALRMALQTREQHIKREKATSNICTAQALLANMAAMYAVFHGPEGLKNIASRVAQFTAALANGLSKVGVNVLTKAYFDTITIQATDAQAIKVAAEAKGINFYYGEGNTVGISLDEATTLADVNDILAVFGATTIDASALSSITIPADLQRTSPYLLHPVFNTHHSETQMMRYLKSLENKDLSLNTSMISLGSCTMKLNAASEMIPLSWSHWSKIHPFVPADQAQGYKQVLDELSDYLCKITAFHACSLQPNSGAQGEYAGLLTIKAYHESRGDHHRNVILIPISAHGTNPASAVMSGFKVVIVKALENGYIDVEDLKAKAAQHADNLAGVMITYPSTYGVYEETVKEICDIIHQHGGQVYMDGANMNAQVGLTAPGLIGADVCHLNLHKTFAIPHGGGGPGMGPICVAKHLAPFLPSHVNIVTGTNGSAAHHAVSAAPYGSASILLISYAYIRMLGYNGLREATRFAILNANYMKARLENDFNILYTGVNGTCAHEFIVDLRPFKSTAGIEAEDVAKRLIDYGFHAPTMSFPVPGTIMIEPTESEDKAELDRFCDALLSIREEIRAVENGQADKTNNVLKQAPHTQFVITADDWDRPYSRQQAAFPLEYVKLNKFWPSVSRVNNTHGDRNLVCTCEPTSAYAEA; from the coding sequence ATGCAACAAAACGAATTCGTTGGCCGCCACATCGGTCCCGACGAATCAGAAACCCGGTCGATGTTAGATACAGTCGGAGTTTCCGGGTTAGATGAATTGGTCAAAAAAACAGTTCCAGCATCCATCCGCATGTCACATGACTTGGCCATCCCGGCAGCCATGAGCGAAAATGAATACTTGGCACATTTGAAAACCGTTTCACTGAAAAATAAAGTTTATAAGACTTATATCGGTCAAGGGTATTACGATACAATTACGCCGAGCGTAATTCTTCGGAACGTTTTCGAAAATCCAGGATGGTATACCCAATATACCCCTTACCAAGCAGAGATTTCGCAAGGCCGTTTGGAAAGTTTGCTCAATTACCAAACCATGGTAAGCGACTTGACGGGTTTGCCAATTTCTAACGCCTCTTTGTTAGATGAAGCTACTGCCGCCGCGGAAGCGATGAGCATGTTCTTCAGCGCACTGAACCGCGATCATGATCATCCTGCCCGGCCTAAGTTTTTCGTAGATGAAGCCGTTTTTGCGCAAACAAAAGATGTTGTCATTACCCGCGCAACGCCTTTGAACATCGAATTAGTATTTGGTAAATTCGAAGCGGCAGCGATCGACGAAACTTATTTCGGTGCATTAGTTCAATATCCTGCCGCCAATGGTAGCATAGAAAATTATAAAGCATTTATTGATAAAGTACATGCCGCAGGCGCTTACGTTGCCATGGCTACCGATCTTTTAGCATTAACTTTATTGGCTTCTCCCGGAGAACTAGGCGCCGATGCAGCCATCGGTTCCGCTCAAAGATTTGGAGTTCCTTTGGGTTACGGTGGCCCCCACGCAGCTTTCTTCTCTACGAAAGATGAATTTAAGAGGGCAATCCCAGGCCGAATTATCGGTGTTAGTATCGATGCATCGGGAAACCGCGCTTTAAGGATGGCATTACAGACCCGCGAACAACACATCAAACGCGAAAAGGCTACTTCCAATATTTGTACAGCACAAGCATTATTAGCCAATATGGCTGCCATGTATGCTGTTTTTCATGGCCCTGAAGGTTTGAAAAATATTGCCAGCAGGGTCGCACAATTTACAGCCGCACTGGCCAATGGATTGTCTAAAGTCGGCGTTAATGTACTCACCAAGGCTTATTTTGATACCATCACCATACAAGCTACCGATGCTCAAGCCATCAAAGTTGCGGCTGAAGCAAAAGGTATCAATTTCTATTACGGTGAAGGCAACACCGTTGGCATCTCCTTGGATGAAGCCACTACTTTGGCTGATGTTAATGATATATTGGCAGTTTTTGGAGCTACAACTATAGACGCCAGTGCATTGTCTTCTATCACGATTCCGGCGGATTTACAACGTACCTCCCCGTACTTGCTGCACCCGGTATTCAATACGCATCACAGTGAAACACAAATGATGCGCTATTTGAAATCACTTGAAAATAAAGATCTATCCCTCAATACTTCCATGATTTCATTGGGCTCTTGTACGATGAAATTAAATGCTGCTTCTGAAATGATTCCTTTAAGCTGGAGTCATTGGAGCAAGATTCACCCCTTCGTACCTGCGGATCAAGCACAAGGCTACAAACAGGTATTAGATGAGTTGAGCGATTACCTTTGTAAAATCACCGCTTTCCACGCTTGTAGCTTACAGCCTAACAGCGGGGCACAAGGAGAATATGCCGGCTTGTTAACAATCAAAGCATACCACGAAAGCCGCGGCGATCATCACCGTAACGTGATTTTGATCCCGATCTCTGCACACGGAACGAACCCTGCATCCGCGGTAATGTCCGGTTTCAAGGTTGTTATCGTAAAAGCATTGGAAAACGGTTATATCGATGTAGAAGACCTGAAAGCTAAGGCCGCTCAACATGCGGATAACTTAGCCGGTGTGATGATTACTTATCCTTCAACTTACGGTGTGTATGAGGAGACTGTAAAAGAAATCTGTGATATCATCCATCAACATGGCGGACAAGTATATATGGACGGTGCAAACATGAATGCGCAAGTGGGATTGACCGCCCCGGGTTTGATCGGCGCCGATGTTTGTCACCTGAACTTGCATAAAACATTCGCGATTCCTCACGGTGGCGGTGGTCCCGGCATGGGCCCCATTTGTGTTGCAAAACACCTCGCACCATTCTTACCTTCACATGTGAATATTGTAACCGGCACTAATGGTAGCGCAGCCCATCACGCGGTATCTGCTGCTCCTTACGGTTCTGCAAGCATCCTGTTGATATCTTATGCTTACATCCGCATGCTAGGATATAACGGTCTGCGTGAAGCTACACGTTTTGCCATCCTGAATGCAAACTACATGAAAGCCAGGTTGGAAAATGACTTCAACATTCTTTACACTGGTGTCAATGGTACTTGTGCGCATGAATTTATCGTGGATTTACGTCCATTTAAATCAACTGCCGGTATCGAAGCGGAAGATGTTGCGAAACGTTTGATAGACTATGGCTTCCACGCCCCTACCATGAGCTTCCCGGTTCCCGGAACGATCATGATCGAACCTACGGAAAGTGAAGATAAGGCAGAGCTGGATCGTTTCTGCGATGCATTGTTATCTATCCGTGAAGAAATTCGCGCGGTAGAAAATGGCCAGGCAGATAAAACAAATAACGTACTCAAACAAGCTCCGCATACCCAATTTGTAATCACTGCCGATGATTGGGATCGCCCGTACAGCCGTCAACAAGCTGCTTTCCCATTAGAATACGTGAAATTGAATAAATTCTGGCCAAGTGTTAGCAGGGTGAATAATACACATGGTGACCGTAACCTTGTTTGTACTTGTGAACCAACAAGCGCTTATGCAGAGGCTTAA
- a CDS encoding MFS transporter — protein MKPAPQGRIDPYASIRYREFKFFLVIRFALVFALTMQFAIIEWRIYHLTQDPLSLGLIGLAEVIPALSMALFAGHIVDKREKRGLLIKCMVGYIFISTILFLLTWDDILKGFSVQSIAWLTYSMVFVGGILRAFVGPANFTLLSLLVPRQLYKNAATWSSSAWQVGGVLGPAIGGLCIYWFGVHWSMLLVIGMMLLPLYSLINIKPKPIHYKEKGESVWQSLGTGLKFVWHTKVVLNAMALDMFAVLFGGAKALLAIFATTILHVGSLGYGLLSAAPAVGSLITMFILAYRPLSKKPGLKLLGAVFGFGISIIVFALSKNFILSLAALFVSGMLDGISVIVRQTILQLKTPDDMRGRVASVGQMFVGSSNELGAFESGLTAKLMGTVPAVVFGGCMTLFVVITTYVISPAMRHLNLDKDEQPGKDG, from the coding sequence ATGAAACCAGCACCACAGGGCAGGATTGATCCATACGCATCTATACGGTACAGGGAGTTCAAGTTCTTCCTGGTAATCCGTTTCGCCCTAGTTTTTGCACTTACCATGCAATTTGCCATTATTGAATGGAGAATTTATCACCTAACGCAAGATCCCTTATCACTGGGGTTAATCGGCTTGGCAGAAGTTATCCCCGCTTTGTCGATGGCATTATTTGCTGGACATATCGTGGATAAAAGGGAAAAAAGGGGTTTATTGATAAAATGCATGGTCGGCTATATCTTTATCAGCACCATTTTATTTTTACTGACCTGGGATGATATTCTAAAAGGCTTCTCCGTTCAATCTATTGCCTGGCTGACTTATTCCATGGTATTCGTGGGAGGTATCTTACGCGCTTTCGTTGGACCAGCAAACTTCACACTACTTTCTTTATTGGTTCCCAGGCAATTATATAAAAATGCGGCGACTTGGAGCTCTTCTGCTTGGCAGGTAGGCGGCGTTTTAGGCCCTGCCATCGGCGGACTTTGCATCTATTGGTTCGGCGTCCACTGGAGTATGCTTTTGGTGATCGGGATGATGTTATTACCCTTGTACTCCTTGATCAACATTAAACCTAAGCCTATTCATTACAAGGAAAAAGGAGAATCCGTTTGGCAAAGCTTGGGAACGGGATTAAAATTTGTTTGGCATACAAAAGTGGTACTGAACGCGATGGCTTTAGATATGTTTGCCGTATTATTCGGCGGGGCGAAGGCATTGTTGGCCATATTTGCCACCACCATTTTACATGTCGGCTCGTTAGGCTATGGCTTGTTAAGCGCCGCTCCGGCCGTGGGTTCCCTCATCACGATGTTTATATTGGCTTATAGACCACTTTCCAAGAAACCGGGTCTTAAATTACTGGGTGCTGTATTCGGCTTCGGTATTAGTATTATCGTGTTCGCATTATCGAAGAATTTTATATTATCCCTCGCTGCATTGTTTGTCAGTGGCATGCTAGATGGTATCAGCGTAATTGTCAGGCAAACGATCTTACAACTCAAAACACCCGATGATATGCGCGGGCGGGTAGCTTCCGTTGGGCAGATGTTCGTAGGTTCATCGAATGAATTGGGTGCCTTTGAAAGCGGCTTAACCGCCAAGTTGATGGGTACGGTTCCGGCCGTCGTTTTCGGTGGTTGCATGACATTGTTCGTAGTCATTACGACTTATGTCATTTCCCCGGCTATGCGGCATTTGAATTTGGATAAAGATGAACAACCCGGCAAAGACGGCTAA
- a CDS encoding YkgJ family cysteine cluster protein encodes MGDILDQWQRKAKDHQKVNKQFLQKLQTKKGKGTERLLPRLHDEAFSKIDCLDCAGCCKTISPRFKTPDIKRVSKHLGLKESVFIDAYLNLDSDGDYVVKSSPCPFLGSDNYCAIYEVRPGDCRNYPYTDSDQFYKRPNTTFLNSTICPAVYYVLEKLREKMSL; translated from the coding sequence ATGGGGGATATACTCGACCAGTGGCAAAGAAAAGCGAAAGATCACCAAAAGGTCAACAAGCAGTTTTTGCAAAAATTACAAACCAAGAAGGGAAAAGGTACCGAACGCCTCTTACCCCGGCTGCATGACGAGGCTTTTTCAAAGATCGATTGCCTCGATTGCGCCGGTTGTTGTAAAACGATCAGCCCCAGGTTCAAAACACCCGATATTAAGCGTGTATCTAAGCATTTGGGTTTGAAAGAATCCGTGTTTATCGATGCTTACCTCAACTTGGACAGTGATGGTGATTACGTTGTGAAAAGTAGTCCCTGCCCATTCCTAGGTAGCGACAATTACTGCGCTATTTATGAAGTTCGCCCGGGTGATTGCCGTAATTATCCTTATACGGATAGTGACCAGTTTTACAAACGCCCCAATACAACCTTTCTAAATTCAACTATTTGTCCTGCTGTATATTACGTATTAGAAAAACTACGCGAGAAAATGTCGCTTTAG
- a CDS encoding carboxy terminal-processing peptidase has product MRMKLKAIIPVLLITVSAGVFAFTKYGYNIDPPGRYEAIIQLVGTILKEGHYQPKPIDDAFSKEVAQKFLKTLDSEKKFFLQSDIETINSVDNHIDNELLDGAPLLFFSTTNEIIKKRIDEANGIYTEILSKPFDFSKDETILLDPDSMAYAKDDADRREVWRKMLKYRALENYSQLLESQKNAKEEAKGKPVEQKSDKELEAEARQKVKTVYDRYFDRLKNKMDDDERFNMFVNSITTTMDPHTDYMPPADKRYFQEQMSGKFFGIGAQLREEDGKIKIVSIVVGSPSWKQGQLRANDVILKVGQGDEEPVDITGFAVEDAVKLIRGQQGTEVRLTVRSTDGTQKVISIIRDEIILDETFARSAIIQGKNKIGYIYLPEFYADFQDRDGASCAADVEKEVKKLQAEHVDGIILDLRFNPGGSLPDVVKMAGLFIPEGPVVQVRTRGNNVQVLKDQGKKVQYDGPLAIMVNEYSASASEILAAALQDYNRAVIIGSNTFGKGSVQRILELDNFVKGDFGGSLGGLKLTVQKFYRVNGGSTQLKGVKPDVLLPDPYSETGERKDPDALQWDEIAKANYNRWQPGVDVSTLAQNSANRIAKDESFRIIKDNIKMLKSLDDQKTFPLSLKAYDTEQKANATALKKFDRANDKVTPLDISSLKVDLDRISSDSAKVARNKEWVKIRTQDPYLNEAVNVMNDLIGITTPKMKPGGMTSNN; this is encoded by the coding sequence ATGAGAATGAAATTGAAAGCCATTATACCCGTATTGCTTATCACCGTTTCGGCTGGTGTCTTCGCATTTACAAAGTATGGCTATAACATTGATCCCCCGGGAAGGTATGAAGCGATCATACAACTTGTGGGAACCATACTGAAAGAAGGTCATTACCAACCCAAACCGATTGATGATGCTTTCTCGAAAGAAGTTGCCCAGAAGTTCCTCAAAACATTAGATTCCGAGAAGAAATTTTTCCTGCAATCAGATATTGAAACTATCAATTCGGTAGATAATCATATCGATAATGAATTGCTCGATGGCGCACCTTTATTATTTTTCTCTACAACGAATGAGATTATAAAGAAAAGGATTGATGAAGCGAACGGGATTTATACCGAGATTTTATCAAAACCTTTTGATTTCAGTAAAGATGAAACCATTCTTTTAGATCCTGACTCGATGGCTTATGCCAAAGACGATGCTGATCGCCGCGAAGTTTGGCGTAAAATGTTGAAGTACCGCGCCTTGGAGAATTATTCCCAATTACTGGAATCCCAAAAAAATGCTAAGGAAGAAGCCAAGGGAAAACCGGTTGAACAAAAATCCGATAAGGAACTGGAAGCCGAAGCGCGCCAAAAGGTAAAAACTGTTTACGATCGTTATTTCGATCGCTTGAAAAATAAGATGGATGATGATGAACGCTTTAACATGTTCGTCAATTCCATCACCACAACTATGGATCCCCATACTGATTATATGCCTCCTGCCGACAAAAGATATTTCCAGGAACAGATGTCCGGTAAATTCTTCGGCATCGGTGCACAGTTGCGGGAAGAAGATGGTAAGATCAAGATCGTGAGTATCGTGGTAGGTAGCCCCAGTTGGAAGCAAGGCCAATTGAGAGCTAACGATGTGATTTTGAAAGTAGGGCAAGGAGATGAGGAACCCGTGGATATTACCGGTTTCGCGGTGGAAGACGCGGTGAAGCTGATCCGTGGCCAACAAGGTACGGAAGTTCGTTTGACGGTTAGGAGCACCGACGGTACGCAAAAAGTGATTTCAATTATCAGGGATGAGATTATACTGGATGAAACGTTTGCCCGTTCGGCAATTATCCAGGGTAAAAATAAAATAGGTTATATCTACCTGCCGGAGTTTTATGCCGATTTCCAAGATCGCGATGGCGCCAGTTGCGCTGCCGATGTTGAGAAGGAAGTGAAGAAACTACAGGCGGAACACGTGGATGGTATCATCCTGGATTTAAGATTTAACCCCGGTGGTTCTTTGCCGGATGTTGTGAAGATGGCAGGTTTATTTATTCCCGAAGGGCCGGTAGTACAAGTGCGTACCCGTGGTAATAATGTGCAGGTGTTGAAAGATCAAGGTAAAAAAGTACAGTATGATGGTCCTTTAGCGATTATGGTGAATGAATACAGCGCCTCCGCTTCAGAAATTTTGGCTGCCGCGTTGCAAGATTACAACCGTGCTGTAATTATAGGTAGCAATACCTTCGGTAAAGGTTCCGTACAAAGAATTTTAGAATTGGATAACTTCGTAAAAGGTGATTTCGGCGGCAGCTTAGGCGGCTTGAAATTGACCGTTCAGAAGTTTTACCGTGTAAATGGTGGTTCTACCCAATTGAAAGGCGTAAAACCAGATGTATTGTTGCCAGACCCATATTCAGAAACCGGCGAACGTAAAGATCCGGATGCATTGCAATGGGATGAAATTGCCAAAGCGAATTATAACAGGTGGCAGCCCGGTGTTGATGTTAGCACCTTAGCTCAAAACAGCGCTAACCGTATTGCTAAAGATGAGTCTTTCAGGATCATAAAGGATAATATCAAGATGCTTAAAAGCTTGGATGATCAGAAGACCTTCCCGCTTAGTTTGAAGGCTTATGATACCGAACAAAAAGCAAATGCGACCGCTCTTAAGAAGTTTGATCGCGCCAATGATAAAGTAACGCCTTTGGATATTTCGAGTCTTAAAGTGGATTTAGACCGGATTTCCAGTGATTCTGCTAAAGTAGCCCGTAATAAGGAATGGGTTAAAATTAGAACGCAAGATCCTTATTTGAATGAGGCTGTAAACGTGATGAACGATTTGATCGGTATCACTACACCGAAGATGAAACCCGGCGGTATGACATCTAATAATTAA
- a CDS encoding hydrogen peroxide-inducible genes activator: protein MTTVQLEYIVAVDTYRSFVTAAEKCFVTQPTLSMQIQKLEDELGAKLFDRSKLPVVPTEIGTAVIAQARIIIKENARIREIITDQKKEVQGILKVGIIPTLAPYLLPRIITGFIKKYPKVKLEIWEYSTEQIIQLLKQEQLDCGILATPLNNAHLEEHPMFYESFVVYAAKNHKLHEKKYVIADELEIKDVWLLNEGHCMRNQVLNICHEKFTMGDHKNLEYNTGSVETLKRMVELNDGYTILPELSLQDLSAKQMNMVRFFKAPEPVREISLVTHRYFIKQAVIEAFKKEILANIPDKMKNKKTRKIIDIKR from the coding sequence ATGACGACCGTACAACTTGAATATATAGTAGCAGTAGACACCTACAGGAGCTTTGTAACTGCGGCGGAGAAATGCTTCGTAACTCAGCCTACCTTAAGTATGCAAATTCAGAAATTGGAGGATGAGCTAGGAGCCAAGTTATTTGATAGGAGCAAGCTTCCGGTAGTACCTACAGAAATCGGTACGGCGGTCATCGCACAAGCGAGAATAATTATCAAGGAAAATGCCCGGATACGGGAAATCATCACGGATCAAAAGAAAGAAGTACAAGGAATCCTCAAGGTCGGCATCATCCCCACGCTTGCCCCTTACCTTCTTCCCCGCATCATTACCGGCTTTATTAAGAAGTATCCCAAGGTGAAATTAGAAATTTGGGAATATTCAACAGAGCAGATCATACAGTTGTTGAAGCAAGAACAACTGGATTGCGGCATACTTGCCACGCCACTTAATAACGCACACCTCGAAGAGCATCCCATGTTTTATGAATCTTTCGTTGTATATGCTGCGAAAAATCATAAACTGCATGAGAAAAAGTATGTCATCGCGGACGAACTCGAAATCAAGGATGTGTGGCTTCTTAATGAAGGGCACTGCATGCGCAACCAGGTGCTCAATATCTGCCACGAGAAATTCACGATGGGCGATCACAAGAACCTCGAATATAATACCGGCAGCGTGGAAACACTTAAACGCATGGTGGAGCTAAACGATGGCTATACCATCTTGCCGGAACTATCTTTGCAAGATTTATCTGCCAAGCAGATGAACATGGTACGCTTTTTTAAAGCGCCGGAACCGGTTAGGGAAATCAGCCTGGTAACGCATCGTTATTTTATCAAGCAAGCCGTGATCGAAGCATTTAAAAAGGAAATCCTGGCGAATATCCCCGATAAAATGAAAAACAAAAAAACCAGGAAAATCATAGATATCAAACGGTAG
- a CDS encoding PQQ-dependent sugar dehydrogenase, giving the protein MSFVRLACFVLTAPFILSSTACDTASKKGQQDSVNVESDSAQAAANTVRLQLVTDQFISPVAMATPHDGSDRLFFCQKEGKVWVVENGKLLSKPFIDVSGEMVKINEAYDERGLLGITFHPDYKSNGKFYLYYSVPSAVKGSNHKSRVAEFKVSANDKNIANKTSERVILEFEQPESNHNGGDIIFGPDGYLYIASGDGGGGGDKHGENGNGQNLNTLLAKILRIDVNSAKPYGIPKDNPFVGKTGARPEIYAYGLRNPWRISFDKLNHRLFAGDVGQNKYEEVDIIEKGGNYGWRIMEGFHDYNVPNGADKSKLLPPIHEYEHPLGISITGGYVYRGKAIPALQGKYVFGDYNGKTWVLTQNGNKWTRQDLVLQGKPDLNMAILSWGQDEAGELYMLLTTTGKGETKGAIYKLVNPN; this is encoded by the coding sequence ATGAGTTTTGTTCGCTTAGCTTGCTTTGTTCTTACAGCACCTTTTATTTTGTCATCCACGGCATGTGACACGGCATCCAAAAAGGGACAACAAGATTCTGTAAATGTCGAATCGGACTCCGCCCAAGCTGCTGCTAATACGGTACGCCTGCAATTGGTGACCGATCAATTCATTTCCCCGGTTGCGATGGCCACGCCGCACGATGGCTCAGATCGCCTTTTTTTCTGCCAGAAGGAAGGAAAAGTTTGGGTAGTTGAAAACGGGAAATTATTGTCCAAACCATTTATCGATGTATCCGGTGAAATGGTAAAGATTAACGAGGCTTACGATGAAAGGGGATTGCTCGGCATTACTTTTCATCCAGATTATAAATCTAACGGTAAATTTTACCTGTATTATAGCGTGCCGAGCGCTGTAAAGGGAAGTAACCACAAATCCCGCGTGGCGGAATTCAAAGTCTCTGCAAATGATAAAAATATTGCAAATAAAACTTCTGAAAGGGTAATATTAGAATTTGAGCAACCCGAATCTAACCACAACGGTGGCGATATCATCTTCGGCCCTGATGGATACTTATACATTGCTTCCGGCGATGGCGGCGGCGGTGGCGATAAGCACGGCGAAAACGGGAATGGCCAGAATTTGAATACCCTGCTAGCCAAAATTTTAAGGATCGATGTTAATTCGGCTAAACCTTACGGGATTCCGAAAGATAATCCATTCGTAGGTAAAACGGGTGCTAGGCCAGAAATCTATGCATACGGTTTACGCAACCCTTGGCGTATTTCATTCGATAAGTTAAACCATCGCTTGTTTGCCGGGGATGTTGGACAAAATAAATATGAAGAAGTAGATATCATTGAGAAGGGCGGTAACTATGGTTGGAGAATAATGGAAGGGTTCCATGATTATAATGTTCCGAACGGCGCTGATAAATCCAAATTATTGCCACCGATCCATGAATATGAGCACCCATTGGGTATCAGTATCACCGGGGGCTATGTTTACCGCGGGAAGGCTATCCCGGCTTTACAGGGTAAATACGTTTTTGGAGATTATAACGGTAAAACCTGGGTGTTAACGCAAAACGGCAATAAATGGACCCGTCAAGACCTGGTTTTACAAGGCAAACCGGATCTTAATATGGCTATTTTAAGTTGGGGGCAAGATGAAGCCGGGGAATTGTACATGTTGCTTACCACCACTGGGAAAGGAGAGACCAAGGGGGCTATTTACAAGTTAGTAAACCCGAATTAA